In one Lolium rigidum isolate FL_2022 chromosome 3, APGP_CSIRO_Lrig_0.1, whole genome shotgun sequence genomic region, the following are encoded:
- the LOC124697567 gene encoding protein DENND6B → MNRIPSVSLRADAAPDPDPAALARWARAFCVIRFDLERGQLVEACYPPDALAHGGLDRLVAFSSFPDSMSHHLPRHRSSVHDSLFSFRLPDPSPPASRLPFLYGFVFNRQRQDERLPRGGEQKSVVILSHAPYSSLFRLLLQILGPLCFDIGHAALTMVASHVAAWPPPAPGCPMELPIGSAALRVHLPPAADDPGPPPALLPANPSVPYGLFHDADLFAAFRGLLLHLWTLWELMVVGEPILVVAPSPPQCSEAVAGLVSLVAPILYSVDFRPYFTIHDPDFARLNALAEGEVFPPMVLGVTNLFFLKSLKSIPNVVSVGSPNPNSTRVLPAGGQTPASANGSNGTPVKLKLDKLAINKFSPTGLLNSIKLRREGPLSLMTEHREALWSTYVPTTKPDTSVLNRLIDAGVSPRIEESMSVVNNEILRRHFLELTTNFLAPFGPYLRTTTPLEGSSPFVDPPLLPPFHADEFVNGLAARGPGKFLSKRMRSNWLNLYRKFLEGPNFMPWFRQRRSAAEKDQQRLWRQARLNVDIEKLMSKMSELERIDSFNVIERYLLREMENSGTGTSESIAACQILKTNLQAAFSVLPKDMQQLLLSNPKRSVLLQVSHEEAPELGDIVSQTSL, encoded by the exons atgAACCGGATCCCGTCCGTCTCGCTGCGGGCCGACGCGGCGCCGGACCCCGACCCGGCGGCGCTGGCGCGGTGGGCGCGGGCGTTCTGCGTCATCCGCTTCGACCTGGAGCGCGGGCAGCTGGTGGAGGCCTGCTACCCGCCGGACGCGCTGGCGCacggcggcctcgaccgcctcgtcgccttctcCTCCTTCCCGGACTCCATGTCCCACCACCTcccgcgccaccgctcctccgtccACGACTCGCTCTTCTCCTTCCGCCTCCCAGACCCCTCCCCTCCCGCTTCCCGCCTCCCCTTCCTCTACGGCTTCGTCTTCAACCGCCAGCGCCAGGACGAGCGCCTCCCGCGCGGCGGCGAGCAGAAGTCCGTCGTCATACTCTCGCACGCGCCCTACTCCTCCCTCTTCCGTCTCCTCCTACAGATCCTCGGCCCGCTCTGCTTCGACATCGGCCACGCCGCGCTCACCATGGTCGCCTCGCACGTCGCCGcctggccgccgccggcgcccgggTGCCCCATGGAGCTCCCCATCGGCAGCGCCGCGCTAAGGGTGCACCTCCCGCCCGCGGCCGACGACCCTGGCCCGCCGCCCGCTCTGCTGCCGGCCAACCCCTCCGTTCCCTACGGGCTCTTCCACGACGCCGACCTCTTCGCCGCGTTCCGTGGCTTGCTCCTCCACCTCTGGACGCTATGGGAGCTCATGGTGGTCGGTGAACCCATACTGGTTGTCGCGCCGTCACCACCCCAATGCTCGGAGGCCGTGGCTGGCCTTGTTAGCCTCGTCGCTCCAATCTTGTACAGCGTGGACTTCCGGCCGTACTTCACTATCCATGACCCGGACTTCGCTCGCCTGAACGCGCTCGCGGAAGGCGAGGTGTTCCCACCCATGGTGCTCGGCGTGACCAACCTGTTCTTCTTGAAGAGTCTTAAGAGTATTCCGAATGTGGTCTCCGTGGGAAGCCCGAACCCGAATTCTACTAGGGTGCTCCCGGCAGGCGGGCAGACGCCAGCGTCCGCGAACGGATCCAACGGGACACCTGTGAAGCTCAAGCTCGACAAGCTTGCAATCAATAAGTTCTCTCCCACCGGCCTGTTGAATTCCATCAAGTTGAGACGAGAAGGCCCTCTTTCCCTTATGACGGAGCACAGGGAGGCGCTGTGGAGCACGTATGTGCCAACCACAAAGCCCGACACATCTGTTCTCAATAGGCTCATTGATGCCGGTGTGTCACCGAGAATCGAGGAGTCCATGTCGGTCGTCAACAACGAGATATTGCGGCGCCATTTCTTGGAGCTAACGACCAACTTCCTCGCGCCTTTTGGGCCGTATCTGAGAACTACCACACCGCTGGAAGGGAGTTCTCCCTTTGTTGATCCACCGCTACTTCCACCATTTCATGCGGATGAGTTTGTCAATGGTTTGGCTGCTAGAGGTCCAGGGAAGTTTTTGTCTAAAAGGATGAGGTCCAATTGGCTGAATCTATATAG GAAATTCTTGGAAGGGCCTAATTTCATGCCTTGGTTCCGACAAAGACGTTCTGCTGCAGAGAAAGATCAACAGAGGCTCTGGAGGCAAGCTCGCTTGAATGTTGACATTGAGAAGTTAATGTCAAAGATGTCTGAGTTGGAGAGGATTGATTCTTTTAATGTTATTGAGCGGTATCTTctcagagagatggag AATTCTGGGACAGGTACCTCTGAATCAATAGCAGCATGTCAGATATTGAAGACAAACCTCCAAGCAGCATTCAGTGTCCTCCCAAAGGACATGCAGCAGCTGCTGCTCTCCAACCCTAAAAGATCTGTGCTTCTTCAAGTCAGCCATGAAGAAGCCCCAGAGCTCGGTGACATTGTCTCCCAGACAAGTTTGTAG